One segment of Alnus glutinosa chromosome 2, dhAlnGlut1.1, whole genome shotgun sequence DNA contains the following:
- the LOC133860322 gene encoding uncharacterized protein LOC133860322 produces the protein MEPACYCNEKLFSLSLCSNVEAWKQIESLEWASKVLSSGLLKQKWNSLESLVQFHPTIEVKNGTEIIWQIPDTPKAVIFLAHGCNGRAVNFWDRSSTCSNCIGLPEERLLVLHALARKFAVLTISSVGRCWTFVEERLIVKDILKWWVEKNKLQQLPIVALGASSGGYFVSVLANELKFSSITLMIAEGVFEKMDISEDYPPTLFVHMPKDIYRQQKIHENLERLRNKGVDVAEIECMEFPLSPHILADRIPGIDQTFSAKLFELLRDKGFIDENGYMKNDGRATRWKAALRENKTYFPDQHLAQHIQEELNLAFAYHEMTSLHSELIFKWFESHMN, from the exons ATGGAGCCTGCTTGCTACTGTAATG AaaaactcttctctctctctctctgcagtAATGTGGAAGCTTGGAAACAGATCGAAAGCTTGGAATGGGCCTCAAAAGT ATTATCATCTGGACTTCTGAAGCAAAAATGGAATAGCTTAGAGTCTTTGGTGCAATTTCATCCAACTATTGAGGTCAAGAATGGAACGGAAATTATATGGCAAATACCTGATACACCAAAGGCAGTTATCTTTCTGGCTCATGGGTGCAATGGCAGAGCTGTAAACTTTTGGGACAGATCTTCTACCTGCTCTAATTGCATTGGGTTGCCCGAAGAAAGGCTTCTTGTCCTTCACGCTCTTGCTCGAAAGTTTGCTGTTCTTACCATATCAAGTGTGGGGAGATGCTGGACATTTGTGGAGGAAAGATTAATTGTTAAAGATATTTTGAAGTGGTGGGTAGAGAAAAATAAGCTTCAACAACTTCCTATTGTAGCTTTGGGAGCCTCCTCTGGAGGGTATTTTGTTTCTGTACTGGCCAATGAGTTGAAATTCAGTAGTATTACACTTATGATTGCTGAAGGCGTATTCGAAAAGATGGATATCAGTGAGGATTATCCACCTACACTGTTTGTGCACATGCCCAAAGATATATATAGGCAGCAGAAGATACATGAAAATTTGGAGCGTTTGAGAAATAAAGGTGTTGATGTGGCAGAGATTGAATGCATGGAGTTCCCCTTGTCTCCACATATTTTAGCTGACAGAATCCCAGGTATTGATCAAACTTTTTCTGCAAAGTTATTTGAGCTTCTCCGGGACAAGGGCTTCATTGATGAAAATGGATATATGAAGAATGATGGGCGTGCAACACGTTGGAAGGCAGCTCTCAGGGAGAATAAGACTTATTTCCCAGATCAGCATTTAGCACAACACATTCAGGAGGAACTGAATCTTGCATTCGCTTACCATGAAATGACTAGCTTGCATTCTGAGCTGATCTTTAAATGGTTTGAATCTCATATGAACTGA
- the LOC133861688 gene encoding uncharacterized protein LOC133861688, with product MSADSSQRRVQQRTEEAQAAFLVKVENRQAIPERNVLKVDVTVAPFDYIAEMNPWGYLYNCACTVYPRLVREFYRYLDVIQDKNHGIILQTSAQGYMLQIDPHVISAIIDFPVLPVSARSFTEDIEPPTLKQLKDYFHAHPQSHEQAHAFIKIGAFSPPHRLFAKIVLHNLWPTVRKSELVLKRAQFLYALCMRMPFCLCKHILNLLLDMRDKHSIGLPFACLITKLIIQSRIEVSAEPVMRIQDSLGIQTLMKSNAQLRFEGQGEAHQPPLA from the coding sequence ATGTCTGCAGACAGTTCTCAACGCAGGGTCCAACAAAGGACAGAAGAAGCTCAAGCTGCCTTCTTAGTAAAAGTAGAGAACAGGCAGGCTATTCCAGAAAGGAATGTCCTCAAAGTGGATGTGACGGTAGCTCCCTTTGATTACATTGCTGAGATGAACCCTTGGGGATATCTTTACAACTGTGCATGCACAGTATATCCCAGACTGGTGAGGGAGTTTTACAGGTATCTAGATGTGATTCAGGATAAGAACCATGGGATCATTCTTCAGACTTCTGCTCAGGGCTACATGCTTCAGATTGATCCTCATGTCATCAGTGCCATCATTGATTTTCCAGTCCTGCCTGTTTCTGCCAGATCCTTCACAGAGGACATTGAGCCCCCTACTTTGAAGCAGCTCAAGGATTACTTTCATGCCCATCCACAGAGCCATGAGCAAGCTCATGCATTTATCAAGATAGGTGCCTTTTCTCCCCCGCACCGACTGTTTGCAAAGATTGTTTTgcacaatctatggcccacaGTTCGCAAGAGTGAGCTTGTtctgaagagggcccagttttTATATGCTCTATGTATGAGGATGCCTTTTTGTTTGTGTAAGCACATCCTCAATCTTCTGCTGGATATGAGAGATAAACACTCTATAGGGCTTCCTTTTGCGTGCTTGATCACAAAGCTCATTATTCAGTCTAGGATAGAAGTCTCTGCAGAGCCTGTGATGAGGATACAGGACTCCCTTGGCattcagactctcatgaagtctaatgctcagTTACGGTTCGAAGGTCAAGGCGAAGCTCATCAGCCACCTCTAGCTTAG